Proteins from a genomic interval of Geodermatophilus obscurus DSM 43160:
- a CDS encoding putative protein N(5)-glutamine methyltransferase, protein MRPSPGVPQDPAPVVARLRAAGCVFAEEEAAELLAAATGPAHLASLLDRRVAGEPLELVLGWTAFCGLRVAVEPGVFVPRQRTALLVERAVALLRDAPRTPLVVDLCCGSGAVGLAVATALGPVELHAADVDPAAVRCARRNLAGVGGRVHQGDLYAALPAGLRGRVDLLAVNAPYVPSAALALMPPEARDHEPRTALDGGPDGTGLQRRVAAEARDWLAPGGSLIVETSVRQAPHTAAAVEGAGLRAVVVRDDERDATVVVGNRVSGPSLCAVTHPVTNRNGSVTR, encoded by the coding sequence GTGCGACCGTCCCCGGGCGTTCCGCAGGACCCCGCACCGGTGGTCGCGCGGCTGCGCGCGGCGGGTTGCGTCTTCGCCGAGGAGGAGGCCGCCGAGCTGCTGGCGGCCGCGACCGGCCCCGCGCACCTCGCGTCGCTGCTGGACCGGCGGGTCGCCGGCGAGCCGCTGGAGCTGGTGCTCGGCTGGACGGCGTTCTGCGGCCTGCGTGTCGCGGTGGAGCCCGGCGTCTTCGTGCCCCGTCAGCGGACCGCCCTGCTGGTCGAGCGGGCGGTCGCACTGCTCCGGGACGCCCCCCGGACACCGCTGGTGGTCGACCTGTGCTGCGGGTCCGGCGCGGTCGGCCTGGCGGTGGCCACCGCCCTCGGCCCGGTCGAGCTGCACGCCGCCGACGTCGACCCGGCCGCCGTCCGCTGCGCCCGACGCAACCTCGCAGGGGTCGGCGGCCGGGTGCACCAGGGCGACCTCTACGCCGCCCTGCCGGCGGGGCTGCGGGGGCGGGTCGACCTGCTGGCGGTCAACGCGCCCTACGTACCCAGCGCCGCCCTGGCGCTGATGCCGCCCGAGGCGCGCGACCACGAGCCGCGCACCGCACTGGACGGCGGCCCCGACGGCACCGGCCTGCAGCGCCGGGTCGCGGCCGAGGCGCGGGACTGGCTGGCACCGGGCGGATCGCTGATCGTGGAGACCAGCGTGCGCCAGGCACCGCACACCGCCGCCGCGGTCGAGGGCGCGGGGTTGCGCGCGGTGGTGGTGCGGGACGACGAACGGGACGCGACGGTCGTCGTCGGGAACCGCGTGTCGGGACCATCACTCTGCGCTGTGACACACCCAGTCACCAATCGGAACGGATCAGTAACGCGTTGA
- a CDS encoding universal stress protein, whose amino-acid sequence MDDAHRFSNGPEGERPDAPTTGDTSADAAHDRRRVEPMRLTPLLPRRQNPWLLVDVDGSPASQGALVWALREAARREATVVAVCVLDDEGDDGLTGLGRPGRRTGTVALERLEAQVLRAIAETGVSGRVRTAVLERPVFEALSSAARGADLVVVSGQGKTLLRPAVPRQPPRRLARGA is encoded by the coding sequence ATGGACGATGCGCACCGGTTCAGCAACGGGCCGGAGGGGGAGCGACCGGATGCACCCACGACAGGAGACACGTCGGCGGACGCCGCGCACGACCGACGCCGGGTGGAGCCGATGCGACTCACCCCGCTGCTGCCGCGGCGCCAGAACCCCTGGCTGCTCGTCGACGTCGACGGCTCGCCCGCCTCGCAGGGCGCCCTGGTGTGGGCGCTGCGGGAGGCCGCCCGCCGGGAGGCCACCGTGGTCGCCGTCTGCGTCCTCGACGACGAGGGCGACGACGGGCTGACCGGCCTGGGCCGACCGGGCCGGCGCACGGGCACCGTCGCCTTGGAACGGCTGGAGGCCCAGGTGCTGCGGGCCATCGCCGAGACCGGCGTCTCCGGCCGGGTCCGCACCGCCGTGCTCGAGCGCCCGGTCTTCGAGGCGCTGAGCAGCGCCGCCCGCGGCGCCGACCTGGTGGTGGTCAGCGGCCAGGGCAAGACCCTGCTGCGCCCCGCCGTCCCCCGGCAGCCGCCCCGCCGCCTGGCCCGCGGCGCCTGA
- a CDS encoding GAF domain-containing protein — MAGLPTAEVTVPGSRTTAHSEQVDGTVHGLVQAAVETTAATYGALGIVDETGTRFERFVVVGMDAAARERIGRLPVGTGVVGLLLDRAAPLRLADLTAHPEAVGFPPGHPPMRSFLGVPVRVRGAVFGHLFLTAERVDAFTEADEATAVALAGAGGLAIANAELVERAEHRRAWAQAGTDIATALLSGADPGTVLRSIGEQVAGLASADAAGVLVPSPDDENVLTVGVAVGAPYEYAEGVRLPLTDTQLGTAHRTGTPVLVPDVSAAAVGGQRAPVLGELTERFGPTLMIPLGGRPALGTVVAMRRRGREPFEPDTLELASAFAAQASVALELARSQQRERRLQVQADRDRIARDLHDHVVQRIFATGLALDRVSRSLEETLPETAAALAERVDELDGTIARIRSAIFELHEADDASHDAVRTRIVDVVRSITGGQGLRPDVRLRGDDDLPPALLPDVVAVVRELVTNVVRHASATRVTVTVTVDSEVRVVVTDNGVGLPAVAVRSGLTNLADRAERHGGRLTTSTGPKGTQIRWSVPMPRRD, encoded by the coding sequence GTGGCCGGTCTGCCCACGGCCGAGGTGACCGTCCCCGGCAGCCGCACCACGGCACACAGCGAGCAGGTCGACGGCACCGTGCACGGGCTCGTGCAGGCAGCCGTCGAGACCACCGCCGCGACCTACGGCGCGCTCGGCATCGTCGACGAGACCGGCACCCGCTTCGAGCGCTTCGTCGTCGTCGGCATGGACGCCGCCGCCCGGGAGAGGATCGGCCGGCTGCCCGTCGGGACCGGCGTCGTCGGCCTGCTGCTGGACCGGGCGGCACCGTTGCGGCTGGCCGACCTCACCGCGCACCCCGAGGCGGTCGGCTTCCCACCCGGCCACCCGCCGATGCGCTCCTTCCTCGGGGTCCCCGTCCGGGTGCGCGGCGCGGTGTTCGGCCACCTGTTCCTGACCGCCGAGCGCGTCGACGCGTTCACCGAGGCCGACGAGGCAACGGCGGTCGCGCTGGCGGGCGCCGGCGGCCTGGCGATCGCCAACGCCGAGCTGGTCGAGCGCGCCGAGCACCGCCGGGCCTGGGCCCAGGCCGGCACCGACATCGCGACCGCGCTGCTGTCCGGCGCCGACCCGGGCACCGTGCTGCGCTCCATCGGCGAGCAGGTCGCCGGCCTCGCCTCCGCCGACGCCGCCGGCGTGCTGGTGCCCAGTCCGGACGACGAGAACGTGCTCACCGTGGGGGTGGCCGTCGGCGCGCCCTACGAGTACGCCGAGGGCGTGCGACTCCCGCTGACCGACACGCAGCTGGGGACGGCGCACCGCACCGGCACGCCGGTGCTCGTCCCCGACGTCAGCGCCGCCGCGGTCGGGGGTCAGCGCGCTCCAGTGCTCGGCGAGCTGACCGAGCGCTTCGGCCCCACGCTGATGATCCCGCTGGGCGGTCGTCCGGCGCTGGGGACCGTCGTCGCCATGCGGCGGCGCGGGCGGGAGCCCTTCGAGCCGGACACCCTGGAACTGGCCTCGGCCTTCGCCGCGCAGGCCTCCGTGGCGCTGGAGCTGGCCCGCAGCCAGCAGCGCGAGCGGCGGCTGCAGGTGCAGGCCGACCGGGACCGGATCGCCCGGGACCTGCACGACCACGTCGTCCAGCGGATCTTCGCCACCGGCCTGGCGCTCGACCGGGTCAGCCGCTCGCTGGAAGAGACCCTCCCCGAGACGGCGGCGGCGCTGGCCGAGCGGGTCGACGAGCTCGACGGCACCATCGCCCGCATCCGCTCCGCGATCTTCGAGCTGCACGAGGCCGACGACGCCTCCCACGACGCCGTCCGCACCCGCATCGTCGACGTCGTCCGCTCCATCACCGGGGGGCAGGGACTGCGGCCGGACGTACGGCTGCGCGGGGACGACGACCTGCCACCGGCGCTGCTGCCCGACGTCGTCGCCGTCGTCCGCGAGCTGGTGACCAACGTGGTGCGGCACGCCTCGGCGACCCGGGTGACGGTCACGGTCACGGTGGACTCCGAGGTGCGCGTCGTCGTCACCGACAACGGTGTCGGCCTGCCCGCGGTCGCCGTGCGCAGCGGGCTGACCAACCTGGCCGACCGCGCGGAGCGACACGGCGGGCGGCTGACGACCTCGACCGGCCCCAAGGGCACGCAGATCCGGTGGTCCGTGCCGATGCCGCGCCGGGACTGA
- a CDS encoding response regulator transcription factor — MFLVDDHEVVRRGVAEVLEEDPVISVVGEAGSVAEALARVPAVRPDVTVVDMRLPDGDGAEVCRKLRERVPGLRCLVLTSFPDEDAVAAAVAAGASGYVLKQVRGSALVSAVHTVAGGGTLFDRDTGVPASAARRRPAERDRRLAVLTEQERTVLRLIGEGLTNRQIGARMGLAEKTVKNYTSHLLAKLGLERRTQAAILATELRDRGD; from the coding sequence GTGTTCCTCGTCGACGACCACGAGGTCGTCCGGCGCGGCGTCGCCGAGGTCCTGGAGGAGGATCCGGTCATCAGCGTCGTGGGCGAGGCCGGGTCGGTCGCCGAGGCCCTCGCGCGGGTGCCCGCGGTGCGGCCGGACGTCACCGTCGTCGACATGCGCCTGCCCGACGGGGACGGCGCGGAGGTCTGCCGCAAGCTGCGCGAACGGGTGCCCGGGCTGCGCTGCCTGGTCCTGACCAGCTTCCCCGACGAGGACGCCGTCGCCGCCGCGGTCGCCGCCGGCGCCTCGGGTTACGTCCTCAAGCAGGTCCGTGGCTCGGCGCTGGTGTCCGCCGTGCACACCGTCGCCGGGGGCGGGACGTTGTTCGACCGGGACACCGGGGTCCCGGCCTCGGCGGCGCGCCGCCGACCCGCCGAGCGGGACCGCCGGCTGGCCGTGCTCACCGAGCAGGAGCGCACGGTGCTGCGGCTGATCGGCGAGGGCCTGACCAACCGCCAGATCGGCGCCCGGATGGGGCTGGCCGAGAAGACGGTGAAGAACTACACCAGCCACCTGCTGGCCAAGCTGGGGCTCGAGCGGCGCACGCAGGCCGCGATCCTCGCCACCGAGCTGCGCGACCGCGGCGACTGA
- a CDS encoding type III polyketide synthase yields the protein MSAVLTGAGRALPTTIEQDAVWEGFFAGHYADVRAARRVFASAGVRRRHAVANPLDEDISGWSTGARMQRYVQEALPLGKQAVAAALDDAGLAPGDVGLFAVATCTGYATPGLDIRLASDLGMPPGLQRLLVGHMGCYAAIPGLAAVGDYVEARSRPAVLLCCELTSLHVQPPVRELDQVVAHALFSDAATAVVLEPRWAGRGQRRRLAGVVARTDPSTADHMTWDVTDLGFRMGLSPRVPDVLSRHVGDVVDELLTGAGLRIEDVAGWAVHPGGPRILDVVRDRLGLAEEQLAASRHVLAEHGNCSSATVLLVLEELADADGPVVAMAFGPGLTLYAALLLPA from the coding sequence ATGAGCGCCGTCCTGACCGGCGCCGGTCGCGCCCTGCCGACGACGATCGAGCAGGACGCGGTCTGGGAGGGCTTCTTCGCCGGCCACTACGCCGACGTCCGCGCAGCTCGGCGGGTGTTCGCCAGCGCCGGGGTGCGGCGCCGGCACGCGGTGGCCAACCCGCTCGACGAGGACATCAGCGGCTGGAGCACCGGCGCGCGGATGCAGCGCTACGTCCAGGAGGCGCTGCCGCTGGGCAAGCAGGCGGTGGCCGCCGCCCTCGACGACGCCGGCCTCGCGCCGGGGGACGTCGGCCTGTTCGCCGTCGCCACCTGCACCGGGTACGCCACCCCCGGCCTGGACATCCGGCTGGCCAGCGACCTCGGCATGCCGCCGGGGCTGCAGCGGCTGCTGGTCGGCCACATGGGCTGCTACGCCGCCATCCCCGGCCTCGCCGCGGTCGGTGACTACGTGGAGGCCCGGTCCCGCCCGGCCGTGCTGCTGTGCTGCGAGCTGACCAGCCTGCACGTGCAGCCGCCGGTGCGGGAGCTCGACCAGGTGGTCGCACACGCGCTGTTCTCCGACGCGGCGACGGCCGTCGTCCTGGAGCCCAGGTGGGCGGGGCGGGGGCAGCGGCGCCGGCTGGCCGGCGTGGTGGCCCGGACCGACCCCTCGACCGCCGACCACATGACCTGGGACGTCACCGACCTCGGCTTCCGCATGGGCCTGTCGCCGCGGGTGCCCGACGTGCTCTCCCGGCACGTCGGCGACGTCGTCGACGAGCTGCTGACCGGCGCCGGGCTGCGGATCGAGGACGTCGCCGGCTGGGCCGTGCACCCGGGGGGCCCGCGCATCCTCGACGTCGTCCGCGACCGGCTCGGGCTGGCCGAGGAGCAGCTGGCCGCCTCGCGCCACGTGCTGGCCGAGCACGGCAACTGCTCGTCGGCGACGGTGCTGCTCGTGCTCGAGGAGCTCGCCGACGCCGACGGCCCGGTCGTGGCGATGGCGTTCGGCCCGGGGCTCACGCTCTACGCGGCGCTGCTGCTCCCGGCCTGA
- a CDS encoding methyltransferase domain-containing protein yields MPDLRRNDLAQYDQLADQWWEASGGFAALHWLAASRAEHIPPAPGPDAVLVDLACGGGLMAPHAARLGYRHVGVDLGAQGLRVAREHGVLAVRGSVLAVPLADGCADVVVAGEILEHVEDDVGVLAECARLLRPGGTLVIDALADTRIGRFLMVTVAERLPGGPPPGIHDPALFVDRARLLAAADRLGLDLRLVGLRPSFREALAWRLGRRDTVRMKPVRSTAVVFAGYGSRR; encoded by the coding sequence ATGCCCGACCTGCGCCGCAACGACCTCGCCCAGTACGACCAGCTCGCCGACCAGTGGTGGGAGGCCTCCGGCGGGTTCGCGGCACTGCACTGGCTGGCCGCCTCGCGGGCCGAGCACATCCCGCCGGCGCCGGGGCCGGACGCGGTGCTGGTCGACCTGGCCTGCGGCGGGGGGCTGATGGCGCCGCACGCCGCCCGGCTCGGCTACCGCCACGTGGGCGTCGACCTCGGCGCGCAGGGCCTGCGGGTGGCCCGCGAGCACGGCGTCCTGGCCGTGCGGGGATCGGTGCTCGCCGTCCCGCTCGCCGACGGGTGCGCCGACGTCGTCGTGGCCGGCGAGATCCTCGAGCACGTCGAGGACGACGTCGGGGTGCTCGCCGAGTGCGCCCGGCTGCTGCGCCCCGGCGGCACGCTGGTCATCGACGCGCTGGCCGACACCCGGATCGGGCGCTTCCTCATGGTGACCGTGGCCGAGCGGCTGCCCGGCGGCCCGCCACCCGGCATCCACGACCCCGCCCTGTTCGTCGACCGCGCCCGCCTGCTCGCCGCCGCCGACCGGCTCGGACTGGACCTGCGGCTGGTCGGGCTGCGGCCCTCGTTCCGCGAGGCGCTGGCCTGGCGGCTGGGCCGGCGGGACACGGTGCGGATGAAGCCGGTCCGATCCACGGCCGTGGTGTTCGCCGGCTACGGAAGCCGCCGGTGA
- a CDS encoding DUF3140 domain-containing protein — translation MAHDEDPDTIRREFGDAVNMSPSELQEWLATDESQSVGQKKDGDGESTGHAEGRRIVELLRKKKGDLSDDDYAHMRKVHGYVARHLAQQPAKEDVETSKWRYSLMNWGHDPLKEN, via the coding sequence ATGGCACACGACGAGGACCCGGACACCATCCGCCGCGAGTTCGGCGACGCGGTCAACATGAGCCCCTCGGAGCTGCAGGAGTGGCTGGCCACCGACGAGTCGCAGTCGGTGGGGCAGAAGAAGGACGGCGACGGTGAGTCCACCGGCCACGCCGAGGGGCGCCGCATCGTCGAGCTGCTGCGGAAGAAGAAGGGCGACCTGTCCGACGACGACTACGCCCACATGCGCAAGGTGCACGGCTACGTGGCCCGCCACCTGGCGCAGCAGCCGGCCAAGGAGGACGTCGAGACCTCCAAGTGGCGCTACTCGCTGATGAACTGGGGCCACGACCCGCTGAAGGAGAACTAG